Part of the Apostichopus japonicus isolate 1M-3 chromosome 13, ASM3797524v1, whole genome shotgun sequence genome is shown below.
TGATCTTAAAACTTGGGAGGTTCCTGGGAAAAACAATTCGATGGGGCTGCTATAGTGAGCAGTTGCAAGACCATCCAAGCTCAGTGACATTCATTTCCCATATCTTCTTGATGATATTGAACCTGTCACTTTTGTACGCAAAATGCTCTGTgcaaccgtttttttttttttctctttgttttttggCAGGGTTGGGGCCCCAAGGGTGACTGGGCTTCTGAAGCCCATGGTATTACATTGCTGATACTATAAGATTAAagatacacatatatagtgATATGATCATAGAAAACGTGGGACTTTAATCGCAGCAATTCTGCAAATCAcagtgaaatgaaaatttcacaCAATTGGGTCAAAAAAACGTCTAAATTGCATTGTAAAAAGTaaatcaaatttatatatatcagTCAAACAATACTGCATCCCACACCACCATAGTCAGGACAATTTGCGCACCATTCaccagaaaaggaaaaaaaaaatgataaaattaagTTCAGTTCTATTTCTTCCTGCAGTTTAATTTTTATTGCTTTTCACAGTACTAGGGATTCATTGACTTTCTGCTCtagtttttcttcatttattcgGGTTTTTTGACAGTTTTCTTTAACCAGAATATATGTGGAATTCTGAAATATGCGGGCATTTTTCACACCGTCAAACCTGTTACGCGTCGTCTCTCAGGCCTATTCTGAGACTGTCACTTCTGTTACCTCCGATGAAATACGATCAGCATTAAATTCAAAGGAGGAAGCAAAGAGCAAAACCCTATTTTATGCTCCGGCATCTAGCCTCGATATGTCCCAAACTATCGGAGGAGGCTGAGCTCAGACGCTTCCCCGCCGCCTCGACTCGGAACAGATCTACGGCAGGAGAATGATCCATCTTCAAAACAGCTCAAGAAATTATCGCTCAAAGTTGGGGAGTTGACGTACAGATAAAGCTACTCAAGGATGACTCTCAACAAAACTTAAAGGGATTGTCCTATGACCaaatgaaatcataaataatatcTCTCTTCGAGTCAATCCGCAAGAGATTCTACTACGCATAGATGGATATGACGCATCCTGAAAGAATGTCTTAATTGTCGGAAAAACAAAGCAGGGAATGCATTTGTAGACgagtgagggagggggagatgaTCATCTGCAGATTAATAATTCATCCGATAAGGAACTAAGTTTTGCATTTTCACGTGACAAATTGGGTTCATAATACATCTGACAGTGACTGCAAATGAGGCATTTAATGTACCACATTTAAAGGGTTAATCAAGACATCaatgtttaaaagaaaaatcatttgcTCTTTTGCAGGTTAACTCCTTTGTGACCATAATACtctattaattattaaattaccTTGTTCCCATGCCGACCCAAATAGCGACAGGGAGTTTTTTATCTCAACTTCAAAAGGTAAGGAAGATTCAAACATCCATGCCTTCATAATTAGAAGCAACTCATATTGGAAATTTCATGTGTTCCATGTGGAAACATTCTTGTTCACCGTGAAATATTACCACGGTAATGATAGTCTGTACCAGAGCAGTTCCTTTAACACATCAAAATGGCAGGAAGATGAATGATTTGGCACTGTGAATCTCTCCCTGCATTAGTCATTAATGCACAGAGTGGTTTATCTCCTCGCTtcttcatgttatttgtaaagCCGATAAAAAATTGCTCAACTCACTCCACCCTATGTATCAAACTTTTTCACCTGGCATTCTTTTTGCTTGAGTAATTTTTACAGGTATCTATGACTAGAATAAATTATAAAGTTTGTTCTTTAAAGCAGTCGTTGGGATTAAGAgttcatttttgaaaaaaaagtttttgatGTTATTGGATGCTGTTTAAATCCCAACGTAGTCCGTGTTAGCTTGACTAAGTCAAGTTTTGATTTGGAATGATGAATAAACAAGTTCAACATTTTGTGATTTCCATTTTTTGCAGGTTTGGTTTGTTTAATATGAAAATGCGTCTAGATGATCAATGAAGAAAATGTATCTAGATAATtgaattaattaatcatttcctcataaatattcattcgATGAAAAAATGACCTGGAGGTACTACTTCAGTTTTATCAACTGCAATCCTATTTTGAATAACACTCAGTAGATTTGACCAGCTACTTTTAGCATGTATCCCAGTAAAATTCAATTGCAAGGAGTTGCATGGTCTGCCAAATATGTTTCCATAGTTGAGCTTGTATATACACCAAAGCAACAAGTGACTATAAACGTAATGCAGTCGATTCAAATTAATGTTCAATCGAATTGATGTATTGTTGCAATGTACATGTAGATGGGGAATATAAATACAGGTACCTTAGAGAAAACAGTATTCAGTACTCAGAGGAGAGTTTGAAAGACTATTAAATTATTCCATAGTTTGGACGATACAACACTTTATATTACTCTTTGATTGTAATTAGAGGCAAGTTTTACAGCAAATACCAATTAAGCTGGAATATATGTCTACATGCATACAGTAAagtaaatggggggggggggagatacaGAGGAAAATGTagatacattttatattattaccATGGTTTGtgagaaatttggtaaaattcCTGCTGGATATTTATTTCCAGCATCTGTACATATGATGTATTCCATGCTACTGTACCTTTGAAGTTTTGTATATGGGCCATTCCACACTAATGGGGTACTAATTTGTGACATAGTGGGTGAAAATTAAAAGTCATAGGGAAAGCATGAAACTTGGTTTGAGTAATGACCTAGGGTCTATAGCAACTGTATATACCCTCAATGAGATAAGTTTTGGATAAGGTTGGCAATGACAGCCAAGCAAAGTATAATATATGGCATGTATTACGTACGTAACAAGGACAGATATCTGAGCATAAACAGGCCACAAACAACAATTGTACATGAgttttaacagtttttgtttattgCAAACTTTGTAATTATTACAattaacaaagacaaaatggaTTCAATGGTgaaaaactggaaaaaataTGAATCTTTGATAATACAAGGAGAGGGCATTTCAACATTCCCTAAGCACAGAACAAATTTTAGTGCCACAAGTACCTTTTTTCCCTGAGTATTTGTTTCAATATATCTCACATCTTAATGAAAACCACTGCTAGAAGCTATAGTGCAGAAAATGATATGGACTTGCATAAAGGTAGGATGTATGGTTACCATGTTCAGGGTCTTACGTACGTAACAAGGACAGAATATTTTTCAATCTCGACATTAATTTGTCATCAGTAAATCTATGgattacaaattattattttcaattgaaTGTACATCTGGACACTCATTTGTAGCTGTTTCTTTGCTGCTGTACTTTGGAATTATCATGAAATTGTGATGATATATCATATCCTGTGGGAAACAACAACTTATCCAGAGTGGTATGTTTAAGATTGTAAATGTCAGactttaattaaagaaaaattaaatagtTGAATGAATAGTTGTAAGCTTGCATGTGATTAATTGCATATATCTAGCAAAGTTAAAAAGATACTACTAATACTGACACCTCTAGTGTAGGTCATTGAATGCATTGTTGAACTGAAAATTGAATAGTtaacaattgaatatttataaaattcaataatttcaaaattgcatATGAATAGCGAAAACTTAAGAAAACTGTAGACTTGAATACAGTATGTCAGAAATTTTAAGAGTAAATAGTTGAATTCATAATTGTAAACTTGCATACCATTGGAAAGATATCAAATTACAAGAGGGTATTAGATACCAACAATATTAGCACCAATACAACACTAAAAtgtaccaatatgtacactaatatcatgtttgaaacaTGGACAGACTAAAAACCAtaaattgtttttacttttttatcaaACTGGCTAATGATTAAATGTTCACTTTTCAAACTTTCTGAAAATGTATAAGATGAAGTGGGATAGCAACACATGTCATGGAATggaataaacataaatttgaagaTGTTTTCAGAAAAAATGCTAAAAAGGAAGCACACACTATCACAAGCACATCTGACTGTTTCTTTTTTGCTCTTTCCCATATAGTCGAGCATGCAGTATATTGAAGACAAGCAATCAAGCAAGAACCTAAAACATAGAAGATTCCTGCAGAATAGATGCTGTCAACTGAAACTGTACACAGCACAATTAGCTAGATGAAAGTCAGAGTGTACTtgttaaaactttgaaatatatacaaaatatgcatTATGTAATTAGCATGGGAATGGACAAAGACTATGCTTTACCACTTTACAGCTCAGCTTGTGTTATTGCTTTCATTTCAGCATATGCTTTCTCCACATTTTCAATTCCTTGCACAGAAAATGGTCCACTGCCCACCAATGTAAGGGGTCCATCGATAACGAATTTGCCTAAAACCTTCTCAGAATCTGACCTTATAGGCCAATCATACATCTTAGATGCACTGCGAACTCTATGGAGAAACTTAAACAGATATTCCTCCCCATCTTTCTCAAGCAATCGTCCAATATAGAATTCGTTGTCATAGAAGACAGCATAATACTCTTCAAGGCGAATTTCAATCCCTCTGTGTTGTGGTTTAAGTAATGCCTCATGCTTGTTCTCTGGTAGGCAGACATCACAGAAGAGATCTTTTAAGACCTTTTCATTCAACACATCCAACTGTGTCTGGACAACCTCAGATTCATCATAATCTGTAATTTATGAAAAgagcacaaaaaaaattaaataggaAATATTCACTGGCTGTCTTCAATCTTGATGACTgcaatgaccaaccaaatggtATGGGCAATCCATAACAACTATTCCAGCATTTTTCACGAAGAAGTGAACTTAAAGTCCACGACTCACACCACCCCCACGTTTGATTAGAGTTCACTGATAAGGAGTTTCAATCTAATTAATGAAATCAAGGCCCTTAATAAAGTTGAGTGACATATCATTTCCCATGAAAAGAAACACTGGAATATGCAACATCAAACATAACACTTCTGttgatgcattttgtttttgattttgcAAATAGAAGGAAATATCTTTCAATGTCATGTTGCTTAGCACttaaaatttaagtaaaaagGGACTGACCCACTTTGTTGGAAGTTAGTATGCCACCTGCATTACCCACTTCAGATAAGTCCCCTGTCTCAGATCTTTCAGATGATGATTTACCCACAGTTGCTCCAGTTGCATTATCAGTTGCAGGCTCAAGTGTACAGACCGGAATCTCATCCATCTCAGTGTGACCTACATCTGCAGCTTCCATATTACTGCTAGTAGTTGCTTCAAATGAAATCCCTTTAGCAGACATCTTGCATTCACTCCAAGACTTCACAAACTCCAGATTGATGCACGGTGCTACTGAGTTCAGATCCTGACAGGGTGAACAGAAGCATGAAAGACGCCTTCTGTGCAATAAGTATGGAGAGATCCCAGCTACAGCATGCAACTTTCGCGTTCCAGTCACAGTGTCAACATTTGTTCTGGTTGGCCTTTCCCTCTGTATGTCACCTTCCTTCACTAAGTAAAAAGTACGACGAGAGTGGTTGCACGATCCATCTGGTTTCACTGGTGCCTTAGCAAGATTTTTGGAGCAGAAGTCATAGAACTCCCGGGGTCCATCAATGGTGACGTTGACATCAGACTTCACTGACCTTGTGACTGCATTTTTAaccaccccaccctctccatcacATGGATTTTTTCCATGGCGTGAGCCAAAGAAATGCCGCTCAACTTGCACGCCAAAATCTATGTTTCCAAATGAGATGTCAGCAAATCCTGTGCGAGATTTGTATTGTGCGCCACACCCATCAGTGAACTGGATCAGTCTGTTAAACTCCACTTTCCTCTCCACCTTCAGATGTGTGCAGGCCAGTTTACAGAAGTGGGTAACTGCATGTGTATCATGTATCATATCCTCGCTAACAATGTGTATTGCCTCTCTAACTGTTCCTTGGGAGCAACCATCAGCATGGCATTTGTAGTACCCTACCATAGGATGCAGCGTCACTATCATCTTAGTCCAATGAGCACTCTGAACTTCATTTTGAGTAATACAGGAGAAATTTTCAGCAAAGTCCATCACAATCACCACAGACAATGTAGGAGGAGATCTAATGACAGACCAAAACTGTCTTTGTTGCCAGATGGCCTCAAATAAGTGGCAGGCAAATGGATGCAGCTCATCTTGCAGCTCCTGGAGTAAGTCGCCATAGGAACCAGTCCTGCGTAGCAAAGCTTTTCTCATAGTTCCCTTGAAGCTTGTTTTACCCCAGATTTGCCAGGTCAATTCATGTTCCCCCATCACATCAGTCAAAGGTTGCAGGAATTCTGCCAGCTTTTGTACACCACAGATGTTGCACTTTCGATCAATACAGGAGAGCATGGGGAATTTCCCTGTCCTGCCGCATGTAGTGATGTCTTTAGTATGATATCTGTCATTTAGTCGTAAACCAATTTTGTGTCGAACAAGTTGCAAGTTAATGACCTTTATCTTCAGGTCAATGTTTGTGCAGTACTCACAAAGACACTGGAAATGCTGAGCATATTACTGTACTAGGACATGCTTTGGACGCAGAGAAGCAAACTTTGAGAAAGATACGCTCATATTTGGATTCTCCTCCAGAAAGGATTGGTAGGTTTTCTTGACTGTTTTCTGTAAAACATGTTTTGCAGCATTTGCCTTTCCTATGTTCTTTTTATTTGGCATCTGTGTTGAAACTTCTGCACGCTCATAATGTTCAGCGACAGCAGCTGTGATGTCAGCGCTTATGGCATCTGACCGTGACTTCTTGGCTtcaatgttgacattttttttggcaagGCTTGAGTATTTCATAAGATACTTCCATCTCAGACCAAGATACTGTGAGGTCCTTCGTTTCAAACCATACTTGGAGTCTTTCAAGCTGCTGGCGAGGTGCATGGTGAAAGTGCGCTTCTGCCTTTTGCCCAGAGAACCACATGTCTTTTGGATGGCTGCCAACACATTTGACTGATCAGCAGCATTTGGTGATCCAA
Proteins encoded:
- the LOC139978918 gene encoding uncharacterized protein, which encodes MLSCIDRKCNICGVQKLAEFLQPLTDVMGEHELTWQIWGKTSFKGTMRKALLRRTGSYGDLLQELQDELHPFACHLFEAIWQQRQFWSVIRSPPTLSVVIVMDFAENFSCITQNEVQSAHWTKMIVTLHPMVGYYKCHADGCSQGTVREAIHIVSEDMIHDTHAVTHFCKLACTHLKVERKVEFNRLIQFTDGCGAQYKSRTGFADISFGNIDFGVQVERHFFGSRHGKNPCDGEGGVVKNAVTRSVKSDVNVTIDGPREFYDFCSKNLAKAPVKPDGSCNHSRRTFYLVKEGDIQRERPTRTNVDTVTGTRKLHAVAGISPYLLHRRRLSCFCSPCQDLNSVAPCINLEFVKSWSECKMSAKGISFEATTSSNMEAADVGHTEMDEIPVCTLEPATDNATGATVGKSSSERSETGDLSEVGNAGGILTSNKVDYDESEVVQTQLDVLNEKVLKDLFCDVCLPENKHEALLKPQHRGIEIRLEEYYAVFYDNEFYIGRLLEKDGEEYLFKFLHRVRSASKMYDWPIRSDSEKVLGKFVIDGPLTLVGSGPFSVQGIENVEKAYAEMKAITQAEL